A genomic window from Silene latifolia isolate original U9 population chromosome Y, ASM4854445v1, whole genome shotgun sequence includes:
- the LOC141631563 gene encoding uncharacterized protein LOC141631563 — MERDSTGHRDGKEPMGSDEEQGFDWEEDEQPVKEEERILLIGKISASMAINVKAAIDTMIKLWNPSKPIMGNVVDAKEKTFIFRFESRRDKARVLEGQPWHFDKFMWCFDEPDQSGKVTDSSLFLVPIWLRIYDLPISGRTCQANAQRLGNFLGKFIHFEHDPNPELDRAIRVRVLYDIRKPLKATIPIRLKNGRSMNFNVKYERLPTYCYGCRVIGHGEKDCEEGLYEEEELKFGD; from the coding sequence ATGGAGAGAGACTCAACGGGCCATAGGGACGGGAAGGAGCCGATGGGGTCGGATGAGGAGCAGGGGTTCGATTGGGAGGAGGACGAACAGCCGGTGAAAGAGGAGGAACGAATTCTGTTGATAGGGAAGATTTCGGCGTCGATGGCAATTAATGTTAAAGCGGCCATTGATACGATGATAAAGCTATGGAATCCGTCGAAACCAATCATGGGGAACGTTGTTGATGCCAAGGAGAAGACCTTTATTTTTCGATTTGAATCGCGAAGGGATAAGGCAAGGGTTCTTGAAGGGCAACCTTGGCACTTCGACAAGTTTATGTGGTGCTTCGATGAGCCTGACCAATCCGGTAAAGTTACTGATTCTTCTCTGTTTCTCGTACCAATTTGGCTACGAATCTATGACCTCCCAATTTCCGGTCGTACGTGTCAAGCAAATGCCCAACGGCTGGGAAACTTCCTGGGTAAGTTTATACATTTTGAGCATGACCCTAATCCCGAGTTAGACAGAGCAATTCGTGTTCGGGTGTTGTATGACATCCGGAAGCCGTTGAAAGCTACTATCCCTATTCGCTTAAAAAACGGCCGTAGCATGAATTTCAATGTTAAATATGAACGTCTTCCGACGTATTGTTACGGCTGCAGGGTCATTGGGCACGGGGAAAAGGACTGTGAAGAGGGCCTTTACGAGGAGGAAGAGTTAAAATTTGGAGATTAG
- the LOC141631564 gene encoding uncharacterized protein LOC141631564 has translation MVGCWALWEHRNKVIFDNREVDPWTVVRRAKEVMEETEGGGLGSGRSGGKKGEGAEKGRERWTAPQAGYVKINTDAGVKEGDGFSVGVVCRDETGSVLWGVSVVQEQRWEPQMVKAVAMLEGVTEAARRGHTRIVVESDCLSVIDALRRKDSGRSLLSLIYDDIQFLCSTFISVSWSFTNRMNNKVAHCLAHLLPRIIGRSVWSDTLPPTANNAVIYDLALMK, from the coding sequence ATGGTAGGATGTTGGGCCTTGTGGGAGCACCGCAACAAGGTTATCTTCGATAATCGTGAGGTGGATCCATGGACAGTTGTAAGGCGAGCAAAGGAGGTGATGGAGGAGACAGAAGGAGGGGGGCTGGGGTCGGGACGGAGTGGAGGTAAGAAGGGTGAGGGAGCCGAGAAGGGGAGGGAGCGATGGACAGCACCACAGGCGGGATACGTGAAAATCAATACAGATGCAGGGGTTAAGGAGGGAGATGGCTTTAGTGTGGGGGTGGTATGTCGTGATGAGACTGGGTCGGTCCTATGGGGAGTGTCGGTGGTACAGGAGCAGCGGTGGGAACCCCAGATGGTTAAGGCAGTGGCGATGCTGGAAGGTGTGACTGAGGCGGCGCGGCGTGGGCATACCAGGATTGTGGTGGAAAGCGACTGTCTGTCGGTGATCGATGCTTTAAGGAGGAAGGATTCAGGACGCAGCCTTCTCTCGCTTATTTATGACGATATTCAATTTTTATGTTCTACTTTTATTTCTGTTTCTTGGTCGTTTACTAATCGTATGAACAATAAAGTAGCACATTGTTTAGCTCATTTACTCCCTAGAATTATTGGTAGATCGGTGTGGTCGGATACTTTACCTCCGACTGCGAACAACGCTGTTATTTATGATTTGGCATTAATGAAGTAA
- the LOC141631565 gene encoding uncharacterized protein LOC141631565: MREGTSARTNRNKRKHNGRHLEQLMMNDEEDDDFEIGMIRHDMDQVVEEAEQQLEPLLLEEAGKNSGGTNPPASQNGANSSRGNEECSEPTTNQIETNPQTPSHNIPHATVTDTVASEPNETNEASNTLVPKKWKHQGSHPLSNLTSDLTSGIKTRSSLQNHCAFEAFISQIEPTNITMALSDEYWVTAMQEELEQFERNKVWHLVPRPSQRTVIGTRWVYRNKLDDVGEIVRNKARLVVQGFNQQEGIDYDETFAPDFRMRIMPGVLWIEKAPWVLPLS; this comes from the exons ATGAGAGAAGGGACATCAGCAAGAACAAATAGGAACAAGAGGAAACATAATGGAAGACACTTAGAACA GTTAATGATGAATGATGAGGAAGACGATGACTTTGAAATTGGAATGATACGTCATGACATGGATCAAGTCGTGGAAGaagctgagcaacagttggagccactgttgcttGAGGAGGCTGGcaaaaattcagggggaactaacccTCCCGCATCTCAAAATGGAGCCaactcatccagggggaatgaggaGTGCAGTGAACCAACCACTAACCAAATTGAAACCAATCCACAAACACCCTCACACAATATTCCCCATGCAACAGTCACTGACACTGTTGCATCAGAACCAAACGAAACAAATGAGGCCTCTAACACCCTTGTTCCAaagaaatggaagcatcaaggttCCCATCCTCTTTCAAATTTAACCAGTGACCTTACCTCTGGAATCAAAACCAGATCATCTCTCCAAAATCACTGTGCTTTTgaagcattcatatcacaaattGAACCCACAAATATCACAATGGCACTATCCGATGAATATTGGGTCACggctatgcaagaagaattggagcaatttgagagaaacaaggtatggcatctggtccctagaccatctcaacgtactgtaattggtacgagatgggtctatcgcaataagcttgatgatgttggagaaatcgtaaggaataaagctagactagtggtacaagggtttaatcaacaagaagggattgattacgatgaaacttttgcaccg gattttcggatgcggattatgccggGAGTTCTTTGGATAGAAAAAGCACCTTGGGTATTGCCACTTTCTTAG